One genomic window of Salvelinus alpinus chromosome 17, SLU_Salpinus.1, whole genome shotgun sequence includes the following:
- the LOC139542579 gene encoding twist-related protein 2-like has protein sequence MREDPSSCGEYPEGGVVSSEEEPDCAPNKYPVVVVTPGAGGRKSVTRTDNILSPTEDNKSTTGGPPSLIPSGPKRPKKSLQPSLSPLPIPGQPSLSPLPIPGQPLEDPQHQRVIANVRERQRTQSLNDAFASLRKIIPTLPSDKLSKIQILKLASRYIDFLYQVLQSDEMDAKLASCNYLAHERLSYAFSVWRMEGAWSMSATH, from the coding sequence ATGAGAGAGGATCCGTCAAGCTGTGGTGAATACCCTGAGGGAGGGGTGGTGTCCAGTGAGGAGGAGCCAGACTGCGCTCCAAACAAATACCCTGTGGTGGTGGTAACACCAGGGGCCGGCGGGCGCAAGAGTGTCACCAGGACAGACAACATTTTATCGCCAACAGAGGACAACAAGTCAACAACAGGAGGGCCTCCCAGTTTGATCCCATCAGGACCTAAGAGACCTAAGAAGAGTCTCCAGCCCTCTCTGTCGCCTCTCCCCATTCCAGGCCagccctccctgtctcctctccccatcccaggCCAGCCCCTGGAGGACCCTCAGCACCAACGGGTGATTGCCAATGTACGGGAGCGCCAACGGACGCAGTCCCTGAACGACGCTTTTGCCTCGCTGCGTAAGATCATCCCCACGCTCCCCTCGGACAAGCTGAGCAAGATCCAGATCCTAAAGCTGGCCTCGCGTTACATTGACTTCCTCTACCAGGTCCTGCAGAGTGATGAGATGGACGCCAAGCTGGCCAGCTGTAACTACCTAGCCCACGAGAGACTCAGCTATGCATTCTCAgtctggaggatggagggggccTGGTCCATGTCCGCTACCCACTAG